Proteins from a single region of Haloplanus sp. GDY1:
- the purS gene encoding phosphoribosylformylglycinamidine synthase subunit PurS, whose translation MTAYTATVTVRLKRGVLDPEAETTQRALERLGFELDDLRSADRFEIDLDAASAEEAADRADEMAERLLANPTIHDYEVEVADR comes from the coding sequence ATGACGGCATACACCGCGACGGTCACGGTGCGACTCAAGCGGGGCGTCCTCGATCCCGAGGCCGAGACGACCCAGCGCGCGCTCGAACGACTCGGGTTCGAACTCGACGACCTCCGGTCTGCCGACCGGTTCGAGATCGACCTCGACGCGGCGTCGGCGGAGGAGGCCGCCGACCGCGCCGACGAGATGGCCGAGCGCCTGCTGGCGAACCCGACCATCCACGACTACGAGGTCGAGGTCGCGGACCGATGA
- a CDS encoding phosphoribosylaminoimidazolesuccinocarboxamide synthase gives MTSVKEFRVEREPTATATGRGRFAFTDDYSVFDWGPMPDTIPEKGRSLCTMGAFNFELLEEAGVPTHYRGVGPDASPLADADEAPRELAIELVQVPDLPFADGAYDYDAFHGAAGGNYLIPLEVVFRNTVPVGSSLRSRGAPRDYGLDADEWPDDPVDLPDPVVEFSTKYEEQDRYLDRAEAERIAGAADLDALDDLARAVNRVVTERAAEAGFVHEDGKIECCYVDGEIRVADVVGTFDENRFAYRGQEVSKEVVRQYYKRAHPEWVEAVSEAKAAADRRGVADWRTLCDVDPDPLPADVIAAVADLYAAGANAYTGTAWFDAPDVDAAVDAVRDL, from the coding sequence ATGACGAGCGTCAAGGAGTTCCGCGTCGAGCGCGAGCCCACGGCGACGGCGACGGGTCGCGGGCGCTTCGCCTTCACCGACGACTACTCCGTCTTCGACTGGGGGCCGATGCCCGACACCATCCCGGAGAAGGGGCGGAGCCTCTGTACGATGGGCGCGTTCAACTTCGAACTGCTGGAGGAGGCTGGCGTCCCGACCCACTACCGCGGCGTCGGGCCGGACGCGTCCCCGCTGGCCGACGCCGACGAGGCGCCGCGCGAACTCGCCATCGAACTCGTGCAGGTGCCCGACCTGCCCTTCGCGGACGGCGCCTACGACTACGACGCCTTCCACGGGGCGGCGGGGGGGAACTACCTGATCCCGCTGGAGGTCGTCTTCCGGAACACGGTGCCCGTCGGGTCGAGCCTCCGGTCGCGGGGGGCGCCGCGCGACTACGGCCTCGACGCCGACGAGTGGCCCGACGACCCGGTCGACCTGCCCGACCCGGTCGTCGAGTTCTCGACGAAGTACGAGGAGCAGGATCGCTACCTCGACCGGGCGGAGGCCGAGCGGATCGCGGGCGCCGCCGACCTCGACGCGCTGGACGACCTGGCGCGGGCGGTGAACCGCGTCGTCACCGAGCGGGCGGCCGAGGCGGGGTTCGTCCACGAGGACGGCAAGATCGAGTGTTGCTACGTCGACGGCGAGATCCGGGTGGCGGACGTGGTCGGCACGTTCGACGAGAACCGCTTCGCCTACCGGGGCCAGGAGGTGTCCAAGGAGGTGGTGCGCCAGTACTACAAGCGCGCCCACCCGGAGTGGGTCGAGGCGGTGAGCGAGGCGAAGGCCGCGGCGGACCGACGGGGGGTCGCCGACTGGCGGACGCTCTGTGACGTGGATCCGGACCCGCTCCCGGCCGACGTGATCGCGGCGGTCGCCGACCTGTACGCGGCGGGCGCCAACGCCTACACCGGGACGGCGTGGTTCGACGCGCCGGACGTCGACGCGGCGGTCGACGCGGTTCGCGACCTGTAG
- a CDS encoding DUF4112 domain-containing protein — MPTAPSPAPVPEESDAEPIDLDPGVAADLRRLRDLSHLLDDSIRIPGTTRRIGVEPLIGLLPVVGDAVGAALSAYVLSVAVRTGVPRATLARIALVLWIDATVGAVPVLGDLFDAYWKANRRSVRLLDARIADPSSAAADRRYLWWTGVAVAALGAATLGGLVALGWWLVGAV; from the coding sequence GTGCCGACCGCCCCGTCGCCCGCGCCCGTCCCCGAGGAGTCGGACGCGGAGCCCATCGACCTCGACCCCGGAGTGGCGGCCGACCTCCGGCGCCTCCGGGACCTGAGTCACCTCCTCGACGACTCCATCCGGATCCCGGGGACGACCCGGCGGATCGGCGTCGAACCCCTGATCGGCCTCCTGCCCGTCGTCGGCGACGCCGTCGGCGCCGCCCTCTCGGCGTACGTCCTGAGCGTCGCCGTCCGCACCGGCGTCCCCCGGGCGACGCTGGCGCGGATCGCCCTCGTCCTCTGGATCGACGCGACGGTCGGCGCCGTGCCGGTTCTGGGCGACCTCTTCGACGCGTACTGGAAGGCCAACAGGCGGAGCGTGCGGTTGCTCGACGCCCGGATCGCGGATCCGTCCTCGGCGGCGGCCGACCGGCGGTACCTGTGGTGGACCGGCGTCGCGGTCGCCGCGCTCGGCGCCGCGACCCTCGGCGGTCTCGTCGCCCTGGGCTGGTGGCTCGTCGGCGCCGTGTGA
- a CDS encoding tRNA pseudouridine(54/55) synthase Pus10, whose protein sequence is MTLLDDARRLASTGPVCDACLGRVFADRSFGLTNAERGRSLRVAVALDDDDDFDPVETADCWVCEGRCDEFDDWAERAADAVESVEFDTYQVGTRTPPLIEENERLLREEVGADPEAGEPFKMEFNREVGKRIGRLTDAEVDFERPHVQFVLDVAGDRVETTINSAFVYGRYRKLERDIPQTEWPCRECDGSGRQGREPCEHCDGTGYLYDRSVEGLIAPVVEDVMDGVDALFHGAGREDVDARMLGTGRPFVVEVKEPRRRRVDVDRLEADVNAFADGAVEVTGLRLATYGMVERVKELDASKTYRAAVEFDGPVDADALAAALDELDGATVEQYTPQRVDHRRANLTRTREVYEATGELDDPRHATVEIHGAGGLYIKELVSGDGDRTEPSLAGLLGVGARVTDLDVLAVEGEAEPFEDEDYFL, encoded by the coding sequence ATGACGCTCCTGGACGACGCGCGCCGACTCGCGTCGACCGGTCCGGTGTGTGACGCGTGTCTGGGGCGCGTCTTCGCCGACCGGAGCTTCGGGCTGACCAACGCCGAACGCGGCCGCTCCCTGCGCGTCGCCGTCGCCCTCGACGACGACGACGACTTCGACCCCGTCGAGACGGCGGACTGCTGGGTGTGCGAGGGCCGGTGTGACGAGTTCGACGACTGGGCGGAACGCGCCGCCGACGCCGTCGAGTCCGTCGAGTTCGACACCTACCAGGTCGGCACCCGGACGCCGCCGCTGATCGAAGAGAACGAGCGCCTGCTCCGCGAGGAGGTCGGGGCCGACCCCGAGGCGGGCGAGCCGTTCAAGATGGAGTTCAACCGCGAGGTGGGTAAGCGGATCGGCCGCCTCACCGACGCCGAGGTGGACTTCGAGCGACCGCACGTGCAGTTCGTCCTCGACGTGGCGGGCGACCGCGTCGAGACCACGATCAACTCCGCGTTCGTCTACGGCCGGTACCGCAAACTCGAACGCGACATCCCCCAGACGGAGTGGCCCTGCCGCGAGTGCGACGGGAGCGGCCGGCAGGGACGCGAGCCCTGCGAGCACTGCGACGGGACGGGCTACCTCTACGACCGGAGCGTCGAGGGGCTGATCGCCCCCGTCGTCGAGGACGTGATGGACGGGGTCGACGCCCTGTTTCACGGCGCCGGTCGCGAGGACGTCGACGCCCGGATGCTCGGGACCGGGCGACCCTTCGTCGTCGAGGTGAAGGAGCCGCGTCGCCGCCGGGTCGACGTCGACCGTCTGGAGGCGGACGTCAACGCCTTCGCCGACGGCGCCGTCGAGGTGACCGGCCTCCGACTGGCCACCTACGGGATGGTCGAGCGGGTGAAGGAACTCGACGCGAGCAAGACCTACCGCGCGGCCGTCGAGTTCGACGGCCCGGTCGACGCCGACGCCCTCGCCGCGGCCCTCGACGAACTCGACGGGGCGACGGTCGAGCAGTACACCCCCCAGCGGGTCGACCACCGGCGGGCGAACCTGACCCGGACCCGCGAGGTGTACGAAGCGACCGGCGAACTCGACGACCCCCGGCACGCCACCGTCGAGATTCACGGCGCCGGCGGGCTCTACATCAAGGAACTCGTCTCCGGCGACGGCGACCGGACGGAGCCGAGTCTGGCCGGACTGCTGGGTGTCGGCGCCCGCGTCACCGACCTCGACGTGCTGGCCGTCGAGGGCGAGGCCGAACCCTTCGAGGACGAGGACTACTTCCTGTAG
- the msrA gene encoding peptide-methionine (S)-S-oxide reductase MsrA, which yields MTDDRATATLAGGCFWCLEAPFEELAGVHAVTSGYCGGDVPDPTYEEVCSGTTGHAEAVQVEYDPDVVSYADLLEVFFALHDPTTTDRQGPDVGSQYRSAVFYHDEEQRATAEATIERLADDYDDPIVTEVEPLETFYPAEDYHQDYYANNPQRAYCQVQIRPKLRTVRERFADRVAE from the coding sequence ATGACCGACGACCGCGCCACCGCGACGCTCGCGGGCGGCTGTTTCTGGTGTCTCGAAGCGCCGTTCGAGGAACTCGCCGGCGTCCACGCCGTCACCTCCGGCTACTGCGGCGGCGACGTCCCGGACCCCACCTACGAGGAGGTGTGTTCGGGGACGACCGGCCACGCCGAGGCGGTGCAGGTCGAGTACGACCCCGACGTGGTGAGCTACGCGGACCTGCTGGAGGTGTTTTTCGCCCTCCACGACCCGACGACGACGGACCGCCAGGGGCCGGACGTCGGCTCGCAGTACCGCTCGGCCGTCTTCTACCACGACGAGGAGCAGCGAGCGACCGCCGAGGCGACCATCGAGCGCCTGGCCGACGACTACGACGACCCCATCGTCACCGAAGTCGAGCCCCTGGAGACGTTCTACCCGGCCGAGGACTACCACCAGGACTACTACGCGAACAACCCCCAGCGGGCGTACTGCCAGGTGCAGATCCGCCCCAAACTCCGGACGGTCCGCGAGCGGTTCGCCGACCGCGTGGCGGAGTAG
- a CDS encoding Na+/H+ antiporter NhaC family protein, with amino-acid sequence MTTRQVLVSLFAGVWVGALIVAGWNPIAATALTMDWLVEVVRSPFDTKFILLIMFMGAGAAFIYRSGGILALERWIGDRVDSARESQILTWLIGVFIFFDSYTSTVVTGNATRELSQENRSSREMHAYVLDSTTSPVTTFGPVSNWIGYQVSMVIAGFGALDVTLSELGTTAFGLFLQSIPWNIYCFMAFFMVGFIAITQRFFGPMLDAEWRARKTGRTIREDATPLSDVSQDVGEPSEKNPTLVNFFVPILVLLVVGLVSMWWLGGGYQPDVDIATAFQETDVALGLLYGAFAFMLTGFVGALGFRTMDLETASETIIDGFKTMNIAIAIIVLAWSIGLAAERVGTAQFIVDTMVGSGLPGSFLPLIVFVAAMLIAFTTGTSWGTMAILTPLAIPLGYELVGPSILPVLIGVLFGGAIWGDHSSPISDTTVMSSIFAGSDHIDHVNTQVPFAGTAAGVTVVVLLLYGVGLQSPYVALPLAFVLTAVAVVVLNKVDARRKGLPEVMPSAAAIESGTVDVEAVESGEVDGNNGSHDFLSTVPVAAVVVVVGYLALVFAFATLGG; translated from the coding sequence ATGACCACGCGACAGGTGCTCGTGTCGCTGTTCGCCGGCGTGTGGGTCGGGGCACTGATCGTCGCCGGCTGGAACCCCATCGCGGCCACGGCGCTCACGATGGATTGGCTCGTGGAGGTGGTCCGGTCGCCGTTCGACACGAAGTTCATCCTCCTGATCATGTTCATGGGGGCGGGGGCCGCCTTCATCTACCGCTCGGGCGGGATCCTGGCGCTGGAGCGCTGGATCGGCGACCGGGTGGACAGCGCCCGCGAATCACAGATCCTCACCTGGCTCATCGGCGTGTTCATCTTCTTCGACTCCTACACCAGCACCGTCGTCACGGGGAACGCGACGCGGGAGCTCTCCCAGGAGAACCGCTCCTCGCGGGAGATGCACGCCTACGTCCTCGACTCGACGACGTCGCCGGTGACGACGTTCGGCCCCGTCTCGAACTGGATCGGCTACCAGGTGTCGATGGTGATCGCCGGCTTCGGTGCTCTCGATGTCACCCTCTCGGAACTCGGCACGACCGCCTTCGGCCTGTTCCTGCAGAGCATCCCGTGGAACATCTACTGCTTCATGGCCTTCTTCATGGTCGGGTTCATCGCGATCACCCAGCGGTTCTTCGGCCCGATGCTCGACGCGGAGTGGCGCGCCCGGAAGACGGGACGGACCATCCGCGAGGACGCGACGCCGCTCTCGGACGTGTCCCAGGACGTCGGCGAACCGAGCGAGAAGAACCCCACGCTCGTGAACTTCTTCGTGCCCATCCTCGTCCTGCTCGTCGTGGGCCTCGTCTCGATGTGGTGGCTCGGCGGCGGCTACCAGCCCGACGTCGATATCGCCACCGCGTTCCAGGAGACCGACGTGGCGCTCGGCCTGCTGTACGGGGCCTTCGCGTTCATGCTGACCGGCTTCGTCGGCGCGCTCGGGTTCCGGACGATGGACCTCGAAACGGCGAGCGAGACGATCATCGACGGCTTCAAGACGATGAACATCGCCATCGCGATCATCGTCCTCGCGTGGTCCATCGGCCTCGCGGCCGAGCGGGTGGGGACGGCGCAGTTCATCGTCGACACGATGGTCGGGAGCGGTCTCCCCGGGAGCTTCCTGCCGCTCATCGTCTTCGTCGCCGCCATGCTGATCGCGTTCACGACGGGTACCTCCTGGGGGACGATGGCCATTCTGACGCCGCTGGCCATCCCGCTGGGCTACGAACTGGTCGGCCCCTCCATCCTCCCGGTGCTGATCGGCGTGCTGTTCGGCGGCGCCATCTGGGGGGATCACAGTTCGCCGATCAGCGACACCACGGTCATGTCCTCCATCTTCGCCGGCTCGGACCACATCGACCACGTCAACACGCAGGTCCCGTTCGCGGGGACGGCCGCCGGGGTCACCGTCGTCGTCCTCCTCCTCTACGGGGTCGGCCTGCAGTCGCCCTACGTCGCCCTGCCCCTCGCCTTCGTCCTCACCGCCGTCGCGGTGGTCGTGCTCAACAAGGTGGACGCGAGACGCAAGGGCCTCCCGGAGGTGATGCCCTCGGCGGCGGCCATCGAGTCCGGAACCGTCGACGTCGAGGCGGTGGAGTCGGGAGAGGTCGACGGCAACAACGGCAGCCACGACTTCCTCTCGACCGTTCCGGTGGCGGCGGTGGTCGTCGTCGTCGGCTACCTCGCGCTCGTGTTCGCGTTCGCGACGCTCGGCGGCTGA
- the rnhB gene encoding ribonuclease HII: MVIGADEAGKGPVLGPMVAAAVRAPADAIPPGVDDSKRLTADRRADLAAALRADDAVAVGVGVVTPARIDDPETDMNGLTVAAQAEAVGAVAGDDDAVVVDAGDVDADRFGRRVRDALDADVGMRAEHRADERHAHVAAASVVAKVERDARIEALTDAYGDVGSGYPSDDRTRRFLADYVDEHGHLPACARASWATCDDVLAAAEQSSLADF; the protein is encoded by the coding sequence ATGGTGATCGGTGCCGACGAGGCGGGGAAGGGACCGGTGCTCGGGCCGATGGTCGCGGCGGCGGTCCGGGCGCCGGCCGACGCGATTCCACCGGGGGTGGACGACTCGAAGCGACTGACGGCCGACCGGCGGGCCGACCTGGCGGCCGCCCTCCGTGCCGACGACGCCGTGGCCGTGGGCGTCGGCGTCGTGACGCCCGCCCGCATCGACGACCCCGAGACGGACATGAACGGCCTGACCGTCGCCGCCCAGGCCGAGGCGGTCGGGGCGGTGGCCGGAGACGACGACGCCGTCGTCGTCGACGCGGGCGACGTCGACGCCGACCGCTTCGGCCGGCGCGTCCGGGACGCCCTCGACGCCGACGTGGGGATGCGCGCCGAACACCGCGCGGACGAGCGCCACGCCCACGTCGCGGCGGCGAGCGTCGTCGCCAAGGTGGAGCGGGACGCCCGGATCGAGGCGCTGACCGACGCGTACGGCGACGTCGGCAGCGGCTACCCGAGCGACGACCGCACGCGGCGGTTTCTGGCCGACTACGTCGACGAACACGGCCACCTGCCGGCGTGTGCCCGCGCGTCGTGGGCGACGTGCGACGACGTGCTCGCGGCGGCCGAGCAGTCGTCGCTGGCGGACTTCTGA